A single genomic interval of uncultured Desulfobacter sp. harbors:
- a CDS encoding cytochrome ubiquinol oxidase subunit I has translation MTPAGFIAVLSGWFVTEIGRQPYIVYNSLLTSESISPVAGIHISLSLLAFIIIYGLVFGAGIYYIIRLVQKGPVPEAETPYGGHGIEAPPLVSDVVTPKGEDHV, from the coding sequence ATGACGCCGGCCGGGTTTATTGCGGTTCTTTCAGGATGGTTTGTAACGGAAATAGGCCGCCAGCCGTATATCGTATATAACTCTCTTTTAACGTCTGAATCCATATCCCCGGTGGCAGGTATCCATATCAGTCTTTCGTTGCTTGCCTTTATCATCATATATGGCTTAGTGTTTGGTGCCGGCATTTATTATATCATCCGCCTTGTCCAAAAAGGACCGGTTCCCGAAGCGGAAACCCCATACGGCGGCCATGGTATTGAAGCCCCACCCCTTGTTTCAGATGTTGTAACGCCAAAAGGAGAAGACCATGTTTAG
- a CDS encoding nitrous oxide reductase accessory protein NosL: MLKLFTKKIMGTMALLFTLTLVLLPVTGADAFDGKHPQSGLKPLDENRQLQVSPGDRCPVCGMTVIQYPKFNCAIQLKNGTTYYFCTTGCMIRSWMHPEIYLGTTKDMLERPIVREYFSGRQIDAHDAIFVYGSDVIGPMGPALVPVLDERHLGVFKKRHGGKTQVLLKDLNDDKWYEMTGKKIAE, from the coding sequence TTGCTAAAACTATTCACCAAAAAAATAATGGGTACCATGGCACTTTTATTTACATTGACGTTGGTATTGCTGCCTGTAACGGGAGCTGACGCGTTCGACGGGAAACACCCCCAAAGCGGCCTCAAGCCCTTAGACGAAAACAGGCAATTGCAGGTAAGTCCCGGGGATCGTTGTCCGGTTTGCGGAATGACTGTCATTCAGTATCCAAAATTTAATTGTGCCATCCAGTTAAAAAATGGAACCACGTATTATTTTTGCACGACCGGTTGTATGATTCGTTCCTGGATGCATCCTGAAATATACCTGGGTACGACAAAAGATATGCTTGAACGACCCATCGTTAGAGAATACTTTTCCGGACGGCAGATTGACGCCCATGACGCAATATTTGTATATGGTTCGGATGTCATTGGCCCCATGGGGCCGGCCCTCGTACCTGTTCTGGATGAACGCCACCTGGGGGTTTTCAAAAAACGGCATGGCGGTAAAACCCAGGTTCTTCTCAAGGACTTGAATGATGACAAGTGGTATGAAATGACAGGCAAAAAAATAGCAGAATAA
- a CDS encoding sulfite exporter TauE/SafE family protein yields MMQASSLLSLFLLGLSGTGHCLGMCGPLVLAFPGKSGKFDSHLCYHAGRIITYTGIGVLMGSLGLALAKLASVTGLDYLATLARIQLVFSLLAGIFLALFGLGQLGILGQSEWLMVSNPQIIPGYRFIVRSAFQRSDRWLMVITGMFMGFIPCGLSFAAFSRALAAGRPMEGGLFLLAFGLGTLPGLLLLGTGASVIARRYRRHFDLFSGMLMIGMAASLLLDGIAALF; encoded by the coding sequence ATGATGCAAGCATCCTCCCTGTTATCCTTATTTTTGCTGGGCCTTTCCGGGACAGGCCATTGCCTCGGCATGTGTGGTCCGCTTGTCCTTGCGTTTCCCGGTAAATCAGGGAAATTCGATTCCCATCTATGTTATCATGCCGGCCGGATTATAACCTACACGGGCATTGGTGTCCTCATGGGAAGTCTTGGCCTGGCACTGGCAAAACTTGCCTCGGTGACAGGGCTTGACTACCTGGCAACCCTGGCCCGCATACAATTGGTTTTTTCTTTGCTGGCAGGCATATTTCTGGCCCTCTTTGGTCTTGGCCAGCTGGGCATCCTGGGGCAGTCTGAATGGCTTATGGTGTCGAATCCCCAGATAATACCGGGTTACCGTTTTATTGTCCGTTCAGCCTTCCAAAGATCCGATCGCTGGTTAATGGTCATTACCGGAATGTTTATGGGCTTTATTCCTTGCGGCCTGTCTTTTGCTGCCTTTTCAAGGGCATTGGCTGCCGGCCGGCCAATGGAGGGCGGATTGTTTCTGCTTGCATTTGGTCTGGGAACACTGCCGGGACTGCTGCTTCTGGGTACGGGCGCCTCTGTCATCGCCCGTCGTTACCGGCGGCACTTTGATCTTTTTTCCGGCATGCTGATGATCGGCATGGCCGCATCTCTTCTTCTGGATGGGATTGCAGCCCTTTTTTGA
- the pspC gene encoding envelope stress response membrane protein PspC, which yields MRYHKNRYHRAGAGMRGGRTRSGGFRQRMGRLTASEGFYRSRRGIIFGVCRGLAEHFNFSVFWTRVIVLVLFLFTGFWPVGVLYIVAGLLLNPEPVIPLENERDEEFYQSYTRSKSSAIQRIKRKFDNIDRRIQRMEDTVTSKEFDFK from the coding sequence ATGAGATACCATAAAAACCGTTATCACCGTGCAGGAGCGGGCATGAGGGGGGGGCGGACAAGATCCGGCGGATTCCGTCAGAGAATGGGCCGCCTGACCGCATCCGAAGGCTTTTACCGCTCCAGGAGAGGTATAATCTTCGGCGTTTGCCGGGGCTTGGCAGAACATTTCAACTTTTCGGTATTCTGGACCCGGGTTATCGTACTTGTCCTGTTTTTATTCACCGGTTTCTGGCCGGTCGGTGTCCTTTATATTGTTGCAGGCCTTCTGCTTAACCCTGAGCCTGTCATTCCACTGGAAAATGAACGTGACGAAGAATTTTATCAGTCCTATACCCGGTCAAAATCCTCGGCCATCCAGCGGATTAAAAGAAAATTTGACAATATTGACCGCCGGATTCAGCGCATGGAAGATACGGTCACGTCAAAAGAATTTGATTTTAAATAA
- a CDS encoding M15 family metallopeptidase, producing the protein MRREAKMEHLHPVFREKVVSITKLFEEEQLPFRLFEGFRSPQRQQYLYAQGRTREGRIVTKAKPWRSYHQYGVAGDFVLFIDGKWSWDDRGERRQWWHRLHEFAHRVGLEPLSWELPHLQLQNINIRELGRGHYPSDGDMSWAENLEEAIHAWPGDPAAPSVPTIIPERPPIDPEFFPEVEPNIEEEKLPRYRVIARRGLRLREGPGTEYDIVDVLRSGQVVTVAGMNGDWFQVDIEGDGLADGYCHSGFLARLT; encoded by the coding sequence ATGAGAAGAGAAGCCAAAATGGAACATTTACATCCCGTATTTCGGGAAAAGGTAGTTTCAATTACAAAATTATTTGAGGAGGAGCAATTACCATTCAGGCTTTTTGAGGGATTCCGGTCGCCCCAGCGCCAGCAGTATTTATATGCACAGGGACGCACAAGGGAAGGTCGTATTGTTACCAAAGCAAAACCATGGCGTTCATATCACCAATACGGAGTAGCCGGGGATTTTGTTTTGTTTATCGACGGTAAATGGAGCTGGGACGACAGGGGCGAACGGCGGCAGTGGTGGCATCGACTGCACGAATTTGCCCACAGAGTCGGGTTAGAACCGTTGAGCTGGGAACTTCCCCACCTTCAATTGCAGAACATTAATATTCGTGAGCTTGGGCGGGGGCATTACCCGTCTGACGGAGACATGTCATGGGCAGAAAATCTTGAAGAGGCCATACACGCCTGGCCCGGAGACCCTGCTGCACCGTCTGTGCCGACAATTATCCCGGAACGCCCGCCCATTGATCCGGAATTTTTCCCGGAGGTTGAGCCAAATATCGAAGAAGAGAAACTGCCGAGATATAGAGTCATCGCACGCCGGGGACTCCGGCTTCGTGAAGGGCCCGGAACGGAATACGATATCGTCGATGTGTTGCGTAGCGGACAGGTTGTAACGGTGGCCGGCATGAACGGGGACTGGTTCCAGGTAGATATAGAAGGGGACGGCCTTGCCGATGGATATTGCCATAGTGGATTCTTGGCGCGTCTGACATAA
- the pspA gene encoding phage shock protein PspA, producing MGIFTRFRDIVSSNINAMLDKAEDPEKMIKLMIREMEDTLIELKSSCAATIANHKKVERLGQEAREKEAFWNEKAELAVTKGRDDLARQALMEKRRFSQRLEVVETELVDLSGMVDQYKNDITELENKLKSAREKQRMLVQRHIRAQHKKRARQEIRRADSTEVIKKFEEMENHIERMEAEADLVDFGRRSSLETAFDDLAADEEIENELNALKSSQSGAINDTKTQN from the coding sequence ATGGGTATTTTTACACGATTCAGAGATATTGTATCTTCAAACATTAACGCCATGCTGGACAAAGCCGAAGATCCTGAAAAGATGATCAAACTCATGATCCGGGAAATGGAAGACACCCTGATTGAGCTTAAATCATCCTGTGCCGCCACCATTGCCAATCATAAGAAAGTGGAACGTTTAGGGCAGGAAGCCCGGGAAAAAGAGGCGTTCTGGAACGAAAAAGCAGAACTGGCAGTAACCAAGGGACGCGATGACCTGGCTCGCCAGGCCCTGATGGAAAAACGCAGATTCAGCCAGCGTCTGGAAGTGGTGGAAACAGAGCTCGTTGACCTTTCAGGCATGGTGGATCAATACAAAAACGATATCACGGAACTTGAAAACAAACTGAAATCCGCCCGGGAAAAACAGCGCATGCTGGTCCAGCGACATATCCGGGCCCAGCATAAGAAACGGGCCAGACAGGAAATCCGCAGGGCAGACTCCACCGAAGTCATTAAGAAATTTGAAGAAATGGAAAATCATATTGAGCGTATGGAAGCTGAAGCCGACCTAGTTGATTTTGGAAGACGATCCAGCCTTGAAACCGCTTTTGATGATCTGGCAGCTGACGAGGAAATTGAAAATGAACTCAATGCATTGAAATCCTCCCAATCCGGCGCAATTAATGATACAAAAACCCAGAATTAA
- the cydB gene encoding cytochrome d ubiquinol oxidase subunit II, with translation MFSFEGFIDLPLIWYALIGTAIFLYVLLDGFDLGIGILFPFAPSEKCQDRMMQSIAPFWDGNETWLVMGGGGLFAAFPLAYAILMPAFYIPVILMLLGLILRGVSFEFRFKAHDRSKKRWGYVFHLGSLVATLTQGMILGAFVQGVSVTGRTFSGGAFDWLNAFSVMTGVALVAGYALLGATWLIMKTEDVTQEWARKCTGYLFWHVALFMGLVSLCMPIMDMRIRELWFDPVNFIFLSVMPVSCIVLFWMLWQDLRNKNEYRPFFLIQGIFLMNYIGIGVSTWPWLVPYRVTFRHAAAAAESQSLLLIGAVIMLPVVLAYTGYCYWIFRGKSSHETSY, from the coding sequence ATGTTTAGTTTTGAAGGGTTCATTGATCTGCCCCTTATCTGGTATGCATTGATCGGTACTGCCATTTTTTTATATGTCCTGCTGGATGGATTTGATCTGGGTATCGGCATCCTGTTTCCCTTTGCACCGTCTGAAAAATGTCAGGACCGCATGATGCAATCCATTGCCCCGTTCTGGGATGGGAATGAAACCTGGCTTGTGATGGGCGGCGGCGGACTTTTTGCCGCGTTTCCCCTGGCCTACGCCATTTTGATGCCGGCGTTCTACATTCCCGTCATCTTGATGCTCCTGGGTCTGATTTTAAGGGGGGTGTCCTTTGAATTCAGGTTCAAGGCCCACGACCGATCCAAAAAGCGCTGGGGCTATGTTTTCCATTTGGGTTCCCTGGTGGCCACACTCACCCAGGGAATGATACTGGGCGCGTTTGTCCAGGGCGTCAGCGTCACCGGTAGAACGTTCAGCGGCGGCGCCTTTGACTGGCTCAATGCCTTCAGTGTCATGACCGGGGTTGCCTTGGTGGCCGGTTATGCCCTCCTGGGTGCGACCTGGCTGATTATGAAAACCGAAGATGTGACCCAGGAGTGGGCGCGCAAATGTACCGGATATCTGTTCTGGCATGTGGCCCTTTTCATGGGTCTGGTAAGCCTTTGCATGCCGATCATGGATATGAGAATCCGGGAGTTGTGGTTTGATCCGGTCAATTTCATTTTCCTCAGTGTCATGCCGGTCTCGTGCATTGTCCTGTTTTGGATGCTGTGGCAGGATCTTCGCAACAAAAATGAATACCGGCCCTTTTTCCTGATTCAGGGGATTTTTCTGATGAATTACATCGGCATCGGCGTCAGCACCTGGCCCTGGCTGGTGCCCTATCGGGTGACCTTTCGCCATGCAGCGGCCGCAGCGGAATCACAGTCCCTCCTGCTGATAGGCGCAGTGATCATGTTGCCGGTTGTGCTTGCCTATACCGGGTATTGTTACTGGATATTCCGGGGTAAGAGTTCCCATGAAACCTCCTACTGA
- a CDS encoding phage-shock protein, whose protein sequence is MCSVFIAIITIGGSILALVILGIIIIGIIRAAKTGGLSKIEKDSRAEETRMIQDIYNALPKMEERIEALETILIERGHQNR, encoded by the coding sequence ATGTGCAGCGTATTTATTGCAATCATCACTATTGGCGGGTCAATACTTGCCCTGGTCATTCTGGGAATAATCATCATCGGTATTATCCGGGCAGCCAAAACCGGGGGGCTTTCAAAAATTGAAAAAGACTCCCGGGCCGAAGAGACAAGAATGATCCAGGACATATACAATGCCCTGCCAAAAATGGAGGAACGGATTGAAGCCCTTGAAACCATACTTATCGAACGTGGGCACCAAAACCGTTAA
- a CDS encoding HipA N-terminal domain-containing protein produces MESLNVYFGQILTGILSLNTDRSFSYQYNKHWMESQDGFQLSVSLPMQEALITGSHVRACFCQPAAGIRCKKQSFRKKMPKKWGACCRKSLICLMKQSPADPAEDGMNFPWALWKKMILKPTIMLLKKMLGSGYGATILRRRLSKDMTLPASGWGVARKDRLIAICLPAHV; encoded by the coding sequence ATGGAATCACTGAATGTTTATTTCGGACAGATTCTGACAGGTATCCTCTCTCTTAACACGGATCGGTCATTTTCATATCAATATAATAAACATTGGATGGAATCGCAGGATGGATTTCAATTGTCCGTTTCCCTGCCCATGCAGGAGGCGCTCATCACCGGCAGCCATGTCCGTGCTTGTTTTTGCCAACCTGCTGCCGGAATCCGCTGTAAGAAACAGAGTTTTCGGAAAAAAATGCCAAAAAAATGGGGGGCCTGCTGCCGGAAATCCCTGATCTGCTTAATGAAACAGAGTCCGGCAGATCCTGCAGAGGACGGCATGAATTTCCCTTGGGCTCTCTGGAAAAAAATGATCCTGAAACCGACGATCATGCTCCTTAAAAAAATGTTGGGCTCGGGATATGGGGCGACAATTTTGCGCCGGCGGTTGTCCAAAGATATGACTCTCCCTGCTTCCGGATGGGGTGTTGCCCGAAAAGATCGCCTGATCGCTATTTGCTTACCGGCCCATGTCTGA
- a CDS encoding helix-turn-helix domain-containing protein codes for MQQTTPSTKIETPEELGRYLLKERRNLKLTQKEISEFTDVGRKFVLELEKGKPTAQIGKVFEVINALGLELHLVKRGDL; via the coding sequence ATGCAACAGACAACGCCATCCACAAAAATAGAAACCCCCGAGGAATTGGGCCGATATCTGCTCAAGGAACGTCGGAATCTAAAATTAACCCAGAAAGAGATTTCAGAATTTACCGATGTGGGCCGGAAATTTGTACTTGAACTTGAAAAGGGCAAACCCACCGCCCAGATTGGAAAGGTCTTTGAGGTAATCAATGCCCTTGGCCTGGAACTCCATCTGGTTAAACGTGGAGACCTGTGA
- the pspF gene encoding phage shock protein operon transcriptional activator, whose amino-acid sequence MSEALGQSETFLNFQEQISRVAPIDRPVLILGERGTGKELASARLHFLSRRWQKPFVTLNCAALSATLIESELFGYEKGAFTGAGTRRIGRFEQADGGTLFLDEIGNIPMEVQEKILRVVEYGRFERVGAVNPVHTDVRIVGAANVDLAQMARLGHFKQDLLDRLSFEVIYVPPLRVRTGDVMLLANHFAGRMAFELGFDQVPEFGRKAVQGLESHAWPGNIRELKNVVERAVYKTNGPVITRIDFSPFESPYGSLPGPGTPSVKQAESRTTVLTADKKSIRDTETVLDINEDAILPLAELADLPLKKAVLALERFRLSQALTAARFNQKQAAANLGLSYDQFRGLKKKHGM is encoded by the coding sequence ATGTCCGAGGCTCTGGGCCAGTCCGAGACGTTTTTAAATTTCCAGGAACAGATCTCCCGGGTTGCGCCCATTGACCGGCCTGTACTGATTTTAGGAGAGCGCGGCACGGGCAAGGAACTGGCTTCCGCACGGCTGCATTTTTTATCCCGGCGCTGGCAAAAGCCTTTTGTAACGCTGAACTGCGCTGCCTTAAGTGCCACCTTGATCGAATCCGAGCTTTTTGGATATGAAAAAGGTGCATTTACCGGGGCTGGTACCCGTCGGATCGGACGGTTTGAACAAGCCGACGGCGGCACCCTGTTTTTGGATGAAATCGGAAATATCCCCATGGAAGTCCAGGAAAAGATTCTTCGGGTGGTGGAATACGGCCGCTTTGAACGGGTGGGGGCTGTTAATCCTGTCCACACCGATGTTCGCATTGTGGGGGCGGCCAATGTGGATTTGGCCCAGATGGCCCGGCTTGGCCATTTTAAGCAGGATCTTCTGGACCGTCTCTCTTTTGAGGTGATTTATGTTCCTCCGCTGCGGGTGCGCACAGGGGATGTCATGCTGCTTGCCAATCATTTTGCCGGGCGCATGGCCTTTGAACTGGGGTTTGACCAAGTGCCGGAATTTGGGAGAAAAGCGGTCCAGGGTCTTGAGTCCCATGCGTGGCCCGGTAATATCCGGGAATTGAAAAATGTGGTGGAACGCGCTGTGTATAAAACAAACGGCCCGGTCATTACCCGGATTGATTTTTCACCCTTTGAATCGCCATACGGCTCCCTGCCCGGGCCTGGGACGCCATCAGTCAAACAAGCTGAAAGTCGGACAACCGTTTTGACTGCTGATAAAAAGTCAATCCGGGACACTGAAACGGTATTGGACATCAATGAAGATGCAATTTTGCCATTGGCGGAACTGGCCGATCTGCCGTTGAAAAAAGCCGTGCTTGCCCTTGAACGCTTCCGCTTATCCCAGGCCCTGACCGCAGCCCGGTTCAATCAGAAACAGGCCGCAGCAAACCTTGGATTATCCTATGACCAGTTCCGGGGCCTGAAAAAAAAGCATGGGATGTGA
- a CDS encoding ATP-binding cassette domain-containing protein — protein MSFTITCHDISVVFPMGNKKKRSVLDKINVNFQAGKINFITGPVGAGKTTLLNILAGLTRPTSGEVTVNDERVSRWTGPHRERWRRQAGIIFQHDHLLHDLTVLENIMLPLIPLGLPLSTCRRQSMEALKNVGLLHHAGSLAKSLSGGERQKTTIARAIVNQPRFIFADEPFAHLDADSGRQMMDLLHHHACQNAVVIVAAHGLNQDTLPENALCYRLQNGVLNLDDRVNPLSS, from the coding sequence ATGAGTTTTACAATTACATGCCACGATATAAGCGTTGTCTTCCCCATGGGAAACAAAAAAAAACGCAGTGTACTGGACAAAATAAATGTCAATTTTCAGGCAGGCAAAATAAACTTTATCACCGGCCCTGTTGGTGCCGGTAAAACCACCCTGCTCAATATCCTGGCAGGGCTCACCCGGCCGACATCGGGGGAGGTGACGGTAAACGATGAGAGAGTTTCCCGATGGACCGGACCCCACAGGGAACGATGGCGTCGGCAAGCGGGCATTATTTTTCAACACGATCATCTTCTCCATGACTTAACGGTGCTGGAAAATATCATGCTGCCCTTGATCCCCCTGGGTCTCCCCCTGTCCACATGCCGACGCCAAAGCATGGAAGCACTTAAAAACGTAGGGCTGTTGCACCATGCCGGCAGCTTAGCCAAATCCCTTTCAGGGGGGGAACGCCAGAAAACAACCATTGCCAGGGCAATCGTAAACCAGCCGCGCTTTATTTTTGCGGACGAACCCTTTGCTCACCTGGATGCTGACAGCGGCAGACAGATGATGGATCTGCTGCATCATCATGCCTGCCAAAATGCGGTTGTGATCGTTGCCGCCCATGGTTTAAACCAGGATACACTCCCGGAAAACGCCCTTTGCTACCGGCTGCAAAACGGTGTACTAAACCTCGATGATCGAGTAAACCCATTGAGTTCCTGA
- a CDS encoding nitrous oxide reductase accessory protein NosL, giving the protein MSSFKRRQFLKTLSLTPLSLSLFLPAAKAMDCNVLHPLMPPQTQFQGQCPVCGMVRPMWARTWIKFKPLQGVEQVCSFHCLADWSIKTGQSPTDIMLAVYHTPEKMIPADKAFVVLGSTAAGTMSPVSKIVFDEKAKAAEFAEHCGGDVVDFQGALAAAKSSVLKENTMVKARQLKKGKIVEPSETDRCPVCNMFPARYPYGKCQIQLKSGKTFHFCSTQCLFAFMGKQSLYVDTPVEPFLIWVVDRNSGMWTSGRTAFYVIGSSKVFGPMGYEAFPFNSIAEASAFAAENGGTAVGYGGVSVEKIVPEWRYPPKVYKTTE; this is encoded by the coding sequence ATGAGCTCATTCAAACGCCGCCAATTTTTAAAAACCCTGTCTTTAACGCCTTTATCCCTGTCTTTATTTCTCCCTGCCGCCAAAGCAATGGATTGCAATGTACTGCATCCCTTGATGCCGCCGCAAACTCAATTCCAAGGACAATGTCCGGTGTGCGGTATGGTTCGGCCAATGTGGGCGCGAACCTGGATCAAGTTTAAGCCTCTTCAGGGGGTAGAACAGGTCTGCTCGTTTCATTGTCTGGCCGACTGGAGTATAAAAACAGGCCAAAGCCCAACCGATATTATGCTCGCGGTGTATCACACACCCGAAAAGATGATACCTGCAGACAAAGCGTTTGTCGTTCTGGGATCAACTGCGGCAGGCACCATGAGTCCGGTGTCCAAAATCGTGTTTGATGAAAAGGCCAAGGCCGCTGAATTTGCTGAGCACTGCGGTGGTGACGTCGTTGATTTCCAGGGCGCGCTTGCTGCGGCTAAATCCAGCGTTTTAAAAGAAAACACGATGGTCAAGGCCCGGCAGCTTAAAAAGGGCAAGATCGTTGAACCGTCCGAGACAGACAGATGTCCGGTCTGCAATATGTTTCCGGCCCGCTACCCCTATGGCAAATGTCAGATACAACTAAAAAGTGGGAAAACGTTTCACTTCTGCTCGACCCAGTGTTTATTCGCCTTTATGGGAAAGCAGTCCCTATATGTGGATACGCCGGTGGAACCTTTTTTAATTTGGGTGGTGGATCGCAATTCCGGTATGTGGACCAGTGGCCGAACCGCATTTTATGTGATCGGATCGTCAAAGGTATTCGGCCCCATGGGGTATGAGGCGTTTCCCTTTAACTCAATCGCTGAAGCATCAGCATTTGCTGCTGAAAACGGCGGCACTGCCGTCGGCTATGGTGGGGTCAGCGTTGAAAAAATTGTGCCGGAGTGGCGGTATCCTCCCAAGGTATATAAAACAACTGAATGA
- a CDS encoding putative Na+/H+ antiporter: MKIRSAIILLFFVLLSTASTYAAGGGGSDSHNALVNFPPSFAGYHDADIKGVVPILKHRISHTPFNLAAFLIFLAAILHTFLSSRFLYYAHKWKAEHQKEIEAGKASKNSTRLGAEIFHFLGEIEVVFGLWAAVLAAAIVLFYDWHTFISYISGVNYTEPMFVVVIMTLASSRPILNLSEKIMSRVAMVFKGTLAAWWLTIMTLGPILGSFITEPAAMTISAMLLARKFYELNPHNALKYATIALLFVNISVGGTLTNFAAPPILMVATPWDWDLTFMFTNFGWKAVIGIVISNALVFLVFKKEFSKLERDFKLSVLKNEIKEKYIHSDALKKNLSIAEQRIGSDLQKEFQKIKDAAKDSAMTDCYMDDTDCTLLEESFEQEFEDLKIQQMSVSVPGLLPRDKRPALNDPNWDNRSGDVPGWIIAVHVAFMIWTIANAHYPAIFVSGLLFFIGFSHVTWPFQNNINLKSPMLVGFFLGGLVIHGGLQGWWIAPVLSSLGERPLMLSAMLLTAFDDNAAITYLSTLVPGFTDSLKYAVVAGAVTGGGLTVIANAPNPAGQALLKNYFSNGISPILLLAYALVPTIIMALCFLFL, translated from the coding sequence ATGAAAATACGATCTGCAATCATCCTTTTATTTTTTGTATTACTGTCCACCGCATCTACCTACGCAGCAGGAGGGGGCGGCTCAGACTCTCATAATGCGCTTGTTAATTTTCCGCCAAGTTTTGCCGGTTACCATGATGCAGATATCAAAGGGGTAGTACCAATCCTTAAACACCGTATCAGTCATACGCCATTTAACCTGGCTGCCTTTTTAATTTTTTTGGCCGCTATTCTTCACACCTTTTTGAGCAGTAGATTTCTCTACTACGCACATAAATGGAAAGCGGAACACCAAAAAGAGATTGAAGCAGGAAAGGCGTCGAAAAACTCCACCAGACTCGGCGCAGAAATTTTTCACTTTTTGGGCGAAATTGAGGTTGTTTTCGGCCTTTGGGCCGCAGTGCTGGCGGCTGCGATTGTTCTCTTCTATGACTGGCACACCTTTATCAGCTATATAAGCGGCGTGAACTATACTGAGCCGATGTTTGTCGTGGTCATCATGACCCTTGCGTCCTCCCGCCCTATTTTAAATCTTTCAGAAAAAATAATGAGCCGTGTTGCAATGGTTTTTAAAGGCACATTGGCGGCCTGGTGGCTGACAATTATGACCCTGGGGCCCATCCTAGGCTCATTTATCACGGAACCTGCAGCAATGACAATTTCGGCCATGCTGCTTGCCCGCAAATTTTATGAACTTAACCCCCATAACGCGCTTAAATATGCCACCATAGCCCTTCTTTTTGTCAATATTTCGGTTGGCGGAACCCTTACCAATTTTGCCGCCCCGCCGATCCTTATGGTGGCAACGCCCTGGGACTGGGATCTGACGTTCATGTTCACTAACTTTGGCTGGAAAGCTGTCATTGGTATTGTTATTTCCAACGCACTGGTTTTCCTGGTGTTCAAAAAAGAATTTTCCAAGCTTGAAAGGGACTTCAAGCTCTCTGTGCTGAAAAATGAAATCAAAGAAAAATATATTCATAGCGATGCGCTCAAAAAAAATCTGAGCATTGCTGAACAGCGAATCGGCAGCGATTTGCAGAAAGAATTCCAAAAAATTAAAGACGCTGCCAAAGATTCCGCAATGACAGACTGTTATATGGATGACACGGATTGCACTTTATTGGAGGAGAGCTTTGAGCAGGAGTTTGAGGACCTTAAGATTCAACAAATGAGTGTTTCCGTCCCGGGTCTGCTTCCCAGAGATAAAAGGCCCGCGCTCAACGATCCAAACTGGGACAACCGTTCCGGAGATGTTCCCGGATGGATTATAGCTGTCCATGTTGCCTTTATGATTTGGACCATTGCCAATGCACACTACCCCGCTATCTTTGTTTCCGGCCTGCTCTTTTTTATCGGCTTTAGTCATGTTACCTGGCCGTTTCAGAACAATATCAACCTGAAGTCCCCGATGCTGGTCGGCTTTTTCCTGGGTGGACTGGTTATCCACGGCGGCCTTCAAGGATGGTGGATTGCCCCGGTGCTTAGCAGCCTGGGAGAACGTCCTCTCATGTTGAGCGCCATGTTGCTCACGGCCTTTGACGACAATGCCGCCATTACCTATCTGAGTACTCTGGTACCTGGTTTCACCGACAGCCTGAAATATGCGGTGGTGGCCGGTGCTGTTACCGGCGGTGGTCTTACCGTTATCGCCAATGCGCCGAACCCGGCGGGACAGGCCCTTTTGAAAAATTACTTTAGTAACGGTATCTCGCCCATACTCCTACTCGCCTATGCACTGGTACCTACGATAATCATGGCCCTTTGTTTCCTTTTTCTATAA